A single region of the Sorghum bicolor cultivar BTx623 chromosome 7, Sorghum_bicolor_NCBIv3, whole genome shotgun sequence genome encodes:
- the LOC8077836 gene encoding uncharacterized protein LOC8077836 produces the protein MAPPPDLVDDATAEILLRFPPDDPACLVRASVVCKAWRELLSSPAFLRRYRAFHGAPPLLGFLHNIYDEGPCARFVAVAAADATATTFPFSGPAFDRFGWWFVECRHGRALLQTFERHAPARLVVWDPITGDQQYLPMPVSGHPYFCRSAAVLCAVDGCDHLDCHGGPFLVVAIGGFEEDTHIWASVYSSETGVWTMSFPIQLDAYIEERPSLLAGDALYFSAQQGKMILMYDFIGHSLHVIDAPDMFEPTEGIVVTAEDGGLGLAGVKDGNLHLWSWKAGPHGIAEWVQGRVVKLRMLFPILNPLASLNVIGFQEGTDTIFISIDMDVFAVMLRSEQVKKVGKTGSKYAMAPYVSFYTPDLAKGRLLSP, from the exons atggcgccgccgccggatcTAGTAGACGACGCCACCGCCGAGATCCTCCTCCGCTTCCCACCGGATGACCCAGCGTGCCTCGTGCGCGCCTCCGTCGTCTGCAAGGCCTGGCGCGAGCTCCTCTCTAGCCCCGCCTTCCTCCGCCGCTACCGCGCGTTCCACGGCGCGCCGCCCCTGCTTGGCTTCCTCCACAACATCTACGACGAAGGCCCATGCGCTCGattcgtcgccgtcgccgccgccgacgccaccgccaccaccttcCCCTTCTCTGGACCGGCGTTCGACCGCTTCGGTTGGTGGTTCGTCGAGTGCCGCCACGGGCGCGCGCTGCTCCAAACTTTCGAGCGGCATGCGCCCGCGCGCCTCGTCGTCTGGGATCCCATCACCGGCGACCAGCAGTACCTACCAATGCCCGTCTCTGGGCACCCTTACTTCTGTCGCTCCGCAGCTGTTCTCTGCGCTGTGGACGGCTGCGACCATCTTGACTGCCACGGGGGCCCATTCCTCGTCGTCGCCATCGGCGGTTTCGAAGAAGATACTCACATTTGGGCGAGCGTCTACTCATCGGAGACTGGCGTATGGACTATGTCATTCCCCATTCAACTTGATGCCTACATCGAGGAAAGGCCCAGCCTCCTTGCCGGAGACGCGCTCTACTTTAGCGCTCAGCAAGGCAAAATGATTCTCATGTATGATTTCATTGGACACAGCCTACATGTGATCGATGCGCCGGATATGTTCGAGCCGACGGAGGGCATTGTCGTGACCGCGGAGGACGGTGGTTTGGGACTCGCCGGAGTGAAGGATGGCAACCTCCACCTGTGGTCATGGAAGGCTGGTCCTCACGGCATTGCGGAATGGGTGCAAGGCAGGGTCGTAAAGCTGAGGATGCTGTTCCCCATTCTTAACCCACTGGCCTCACTCAATGTGATTGGCTTCCAAGAGGGCACAGATACCATTTTCATTAGTATAGATATGGATGTCTTCGCAGTGATGCTGAGGTCGGAGCAGGTGAAGAAGGTAGGCAAGACGGGGTCCAAATATGCCATGGCACCCTATGTGAGCTTCTACACTCCAG ATCTTGCAAAGGGCAGATTGCTATCACCATGA
- the LOC8075676 gene encoding probable arabinosyltransferase ARAD1 — protein MVVVVVVERKMQPLPPPEHRRALRFVVFMAVSLLALSCWALVNSRINVAMPYSAFVMRDVVDKTPALTVTGVEDRHPAGLDPASSTSVPATSDATSGSVKLSGPVIRREPLAGERERRERSETRCDADSAALRVYVYDLPAEFHFGMLGWDGKGKPAAWPDVRDARAAPHYPGGLNLQHSVAYWLTLDILSSALPPGTGTGSDDVVIRDRPCVAVRVTNASLADVFFVPFFASLSYNRHSKLRRGEKVNRNRFLQAELVRYLMRKEEWRRWGGKNHLIVPHHPNSMMEARKKLSAAMFVLSDFGRYSPHVANLKKDVIAPYMHVVRSFGDGDSPAFDQRPILAYFQGAIHRKAGGKVRQKLYQLLKDERDVHFTYGSVRQNGIRRATAGMSTSKFCLNIAGDTPSSNRLFDAIVSHCVPVIISDDIELPFEDVLDYSEFCVFVRSADAAKRGFLLRLLRGISRDEWTKMWMRLKKVTRHFEYQYPSRSGDAVQMIWSAVARKMHSVQLQLHKRGRFQRTGSES, from the exons atggtggtggtggtggtggtggagaggAAGATGCAGCCATTGCcgccgcctgagcaccggagggCCCTCCGTTTCGTGGTCTTCATGGCCGTCTCCCTCCTGGCCCTCTCCTGCTGGGCTCTCGTCAATTCCAGGATCAACGTCGCCATGCCTTACTCTGCCTTCGTGATGCGCGACGTCGTCGACAAGACGCCCGCACTCACAGTCACCGGCGTAGAAGACAGGCACCCCGCCGGCCTCGACCCAGCGTCGTCAACCTCGGTGCCGGCGACCAGTGACGCCACGTCGGGCTCGGTGAAGCTGAGCGGTCCGGTGATCCGGCGGGAGCCGCTGGCAGGAGAAAGGGAACGACGGGAACGGAGCGAGACGAGGTGCGACGCGGACAGCGCGGCGCTCAGGGTGTACGTGTACGACCTGCCGGCGGAGTTCCATTTCGGCATGCTGGGGTGGGACGGGAAGGGGAAGCCGGCGGCGTGGCCCGACGTCCGCGACGCCCGCGCCGCGCCGCACTACCCCGGCGGGCTCAACCTGCAGCACAGCGTGGCGTACTGGCTCACGCTGGACATCCTGTCCTCCGCGCTGCCgcccggcaccggcaccggcagcgACGACGTGGTCATCAGGGACAGGCCCTGCGTCGCCGTCAGGGTGACGAACGCCAGCCTCGCCGACGTCTTCTTCGTGCCGTTCTTCGCGTCGCTGAGCTACAACCGCCACTCGAAGCTCCGCCGCGGGGAGAAGGTGAACCGGAACAGGTTCCTGCAGGCCGAGCTGGTCAGGTACCTGATGCGGAAGGAGGAGTGGAGGAGGTGGGGCGGCAAGAACCACCTCATCGTGCCGCACCACCCCAACAGCATGATGGAGGCGAGGAAGAAGCTCAGCGCCGCCATGTTCGTGCTGTCCGACTTCGGGAGGTACTCGCCGCACGTCGCCAACCTCAAGAAGGACGTCATCGCGCCGTACATGCACGTCGTCCGCTCCTTCGGCGACGGCGACTCGCCGGCGTTCGACCAACGTCCCATCCTGGCATACTTCCAGGGCGCCATCCATCGGAAAGCT GGCGGGAAGGTTCGGCAGAAGCTGTACCAGCTGCTCAAGGACGAGCGCGACGTGCACTTCACCTACGGCAGCGTGCGGCAGAACGGCATCCGGCGCGCCACCGCGGGGATGTCGACGTCCAAGTTCTGCCTCAACATCGCCGGCGACACGCCGTCGTCGAACCGCCTCTTCGACGCCATCGTCAGCCACTGCGTCCCGGTCATCATCAGCGACGACATCGAGCTGCCCTTCGAGGACGTGCTCGACTACTCGGAGTTCTGCGTGTTCGTGCGCTCCGCCGACGCCGCCAAGAGGGGGTTCCTGCTGCGGCTGCTCCGGGGCATCTCGCGCGACGAGTGGACCAAGATGTGGATGAGGTTGAAGAAGGTGACTCGCCACTTCGAGTACCAGTACCCTTCAAGGTCAGGTGATGCTGTCCAGATGATATGGAGCGCCGTGGCGCGGAAGATGCACTCGGTGCAGCTGCAGCTTCACAAACGCGGTAGATTCCAGAGGACGGGTTCTGAATCATGA
- the LOC8077835 gene encoding zinc-finger homeodomain protein 10 → MEGVVDLKYQPVFPNGGVAAAAKKTARLGAAGVYRECLKNHAASLGGHALDGCGEFMPSPEADPADPSSLRCAACGCHRNFHRRLAELPPPPPLLTLPPPPPQPSLAALVPAPAAASHVMRDSFTMRGEETPDDRVPAAFDEETEEESDEGSDFDEDRPVSPLPVPALPPHGYRQQTAPAPHMLLGLNTGVPSPGVQTPAVAPRPPPPPASASLGPMPPAPPGTVVPGAAAAAARKRFRTKFSPEQKQRMQALSERLGWRLQKRDEAVVDECCQEMGVTKGVFKVWMHNNKHNFVGGHSARRSASASAAAAAAIHHHPSDAAAGAVYPSSSHGHAAAAPAAAPAAAVHHPSAPAAPVHADFNINGAAADAADYFRVQPSTASGGGSPQSS, encoded by the coding sequence ATGGAGGGGGTGGTGGACCTCAAGTACCAGCCGGTGTTCCCGAACGGCGGCGTGGCCGCGGCGGCCAAGAAGACGGCGaggctcggggcggcgggggtgTACCGGGAGTGCCTCAAGAACCACGCGGCGAGCCTGGGCGGCCACGCGCTTGACGGGTGCGGCGAGTTCATGCCGTCGCCGGAGGCCGACCCGGCGGACCCGAGCTCGCTCAGGTGCGCCGCGTGCGGGTGCCACCGCAACTTCCACCGCCGGCTCGCCGAgctgcctccgccgccgccgctcctcaccttgccaccgccaccaccacagccGTCACTGGCGGCGTTGGTGCCGGCGCCGGCTGCCGCGTCGCACGTCATGCGTGATAGCTTCACGATGCGCGGCGAGGAGACGCCAGACGACCGCGTGCCGGCCGCCTTCGACGAGGAGACCGAGGAGGAGTCGGACGAGGGCTCGGATTTCGACGAGGACCGCCCGGTGTCGCCGCTGCCGGTGCCGGCCTTGCCGCCGCACGGCTACCGCCAGCAGACCGCGCCGGCGCCGCACATGCTCCTCGGGCTGAACACTGGCGTGCCGAGCCCGGGCGTGCAAACCCCCGCGGTGGCgccgaggccgccgccgccgcccgcctctGCCTCGCTGGGCCCGATGCCTCCCGCGCCGCCCGGGACTGTTGTTCCCggtgccgcggcggcggcggcgaggaagcGGTTCCGCACCAAATTCAGCCCGGAGCAGAAGCAGCGGATGCAGGCGCTGTCGGAGCGGCTGGGCTGGCGGCTGCAGAAGCGCGACGAGGCCGTGGTGGACGAGTGCTGCCAGGAGATGGGCGTCACCAAGGGCGTCTTCAAGGTCTGGATGCACAACAACAAGCACAACTTCGTCGGCGGCCACAGCGCGCGCCGCAGCGCCTCAgcctctgccgccgccgccgcggccatccACCACCATCCGTCCGACGCAGCCGCCGGCGCTGTCTACCCTTCCTCCTCCCAcggccacgccgccgccgccccagcAGCAGCACCAGCCGCCGCTGTCCACCACCCTTCCGCCCCGGCCGCTCCTGTCCACGCTGACTtcaacatcaacggcgccgccGCTGACGCTGCCGACTACTTCCGCGTCCAGCCGTCGACGGCGAGTGGCGGCGGCTCGCCGCAGTCGTCCTAG
- the LOC8075677 gene encoding ATP-dependent 6-phosphofructokinase 5, chloroplastic → MASALKTNGSFCSTQQQQFLQSTTDQFLHGSSHLNFKHCKSKKTIKPAPLCVRATSSKVELDFHDPSWKQKFQEDWERRFNLPSITDIYDLKPRPTTFSLKKNRTLTGDENVDMWNGYVNNDDRALLKVIKYSSPTSAGAECIDPDCSWVEQWVHRAGPRKEIYYEPAEVKAAIVTCGGLCPGLNDVIRQIVFTLETYGVKNIVGIPFGYRGFFEKGLKEMPLSRGLVENINLNGGSFLGVSRGGAKTSEIVDSIQARRIDMLFVLGGNGTHAGANAIHEECRKRKLKVSVVAVPKTIDNDILLMDKTFGFDTAVEEAQRAINSAYIEARSAYHGIGLVKLMGRSSGFIAMHASLSSGQVDVCLIPEVPFTLDGEFGVLQHLEHLLKSKGFCVVCVAEAAGQDLLQKSGATDASGNVIFSDIGVHMQQKIKTHFKDIGVPADVKYIDPTYMVRACRANASDAILCTVLGQNAVHGAFAGFSGITSCICNTHYVYLPITEVITASKRVNPNSRMWHRCLTSTGQPDFH, encoded by the exons ATGGCTTCTGCTTTAAAAACAAATGGCAGTTTTTGTAGCACACAACAGCAGCAGTTTCTGCAATCAACAACGGATCAGTTTTTACATGGTTCTTCTCATTTAAATTTCAAACATTGCAAAAGCAAGAAGACAATAAAGCCTGCTCCACTGTGTGTTAGAGCTACTTCCTCGAAAGTGGAATTAGACTTTCATGATCCATCTTGGAAGCAGAAGTTTCAGGAAGACTGGGAAAGACGGTTTAATTTGCCAAGTATTACTGATATATATGATTTGAAACCAAGGCCAACTACATTCTCACTCAAGAAAAACAG AACTCTTACAGGTGATGAAAACGTGGATATGTGGAATGGTTATGTTAACAATGATGATCGGGCACTTTTGAAG GTGATAAAGTATTCCTCGCCTACTTCTGCTGGAGCAGAGTGCATTGATCCTGACTGTAGCTGGGTGGAGCAATG GGTGCATCGAGCAGGACCACGCAAGGAGATATACTATGAGCCAGCGGAAGTAAAAGCTGCTATAGTTACCTGTGGAGGTCTATGTCCTGGTTTGAATGATGTCATCAGACAG ATAGTATTCACCCTAGAGACCTATGGTGTTAAGAATATTGTTGGAATTCCATTTGGTTATCGTGGATTTTTTGAAAAGGGCCTCAAAGAAATGCCA CTTTCACGTGGTCTAGTGGAGAATATAAATCTTAATGGTGGAAGTTTTCTTGGGGTTTCTCGTGGTGGAGCTAAAACTAGTGAGATTGTTGATAGTATACAG GCCAGAAGGATTGACATGCTTTTCGTACTCGGTGGAAATGGTACCCATGCAGGAGCAAATGCTATCCATGAAGAG TGCCGTAAGAGAAAGCTGAAGGTTTCAGTTGTAGCAGTTCCAAAAACCATTGATAATGATATACTTTTGATGGATAAAACATTTGGTTTTGATACAGCTGTGGAAGAAGCCCAACGAGCCATTAATTCCGCATATATAGAG GCACGCAGTGCTTACCATGGTATCGGTTTGGTCAAATTAATGGGAAGAAGCAGTGGGTTTATTGCAATGCATGCTTCTCTTTCAAGTGGGCAGGTTGATGTTTGCTTAATACCTGAG GTCCCATTCACtctagatggagaatttggtgtTTTGCAGCACCTTGAACATTTGCTAAAGAGTAAGGGATTCTGTGTGGTTTGTGTTGCAGAAGCTGCAGGACAA GATCTACTGCAAAAGTCAGGTGCAACTGATGCATCAGGAAATGTGATATTTAGCGACATTGGTGTTCACATGCAACAGAAG ATTAAGACCCATTTCAAGGACATTGGTGTTCCAGCTGACGTGAAATACATTGACCCAACTTACATGGTTCGTGCATGCCGTGCCAATGCATCTGATGCAATTTTGTGTACCGTGCTTGGACAAAATGCT GTCCATGGAGCATTTGCTGGTTTCAGTGGCATCACTTCTTGCATCTGCAACACACATTACGTGTACCTTCCCATCACAGAGGTCATCACGGCATCGAAGCGTGTGAACCCCAACAGCAGGATGTGGCATCGGTGCCTCACGTCCACTGGTCAGCCTGATTTCCACTGA
- the LOC8077834 gene encoding uncharacterized protein LOC8077834 yields MSDVSHTSELIFELVDKAIEEIGPDNVVQVVTDNASNNMGAKRLLEEKRPHIFWTSCAAHTINLMLQGIGNMPQFKKVVDQAKAFTIFAYGHTRTLECLRCFTEGKEVVRPGVTRFASNFLTLASMQEKKDQLRKMVVHSKWDTLKDVKSKKGKEATTTILSPNFWRDVKLTLAVFEPLVKVLRLVDGDVRPSMGFVYGELLKAKKQIKDAFGTVEARFKDVIAVVDKKMNGRLDSPLHLTAYLLNPHYSYSDPSIFDQPNILEGFIACVEKFYYHDENMQHQAANIELQKFQNRE; encoded by the coding sequence ATGTCAGATGTCTCACATACCAGTGAGCTTATCTTTGAACTTGTGGACAAAGCAATTGAAGAGATTGGTCCAGACAATGTGGTGCAAGTAGTGACTGACAATGCCTCTAACAACATGGGAGCAAAGAGGCTATTGGAAGAGAAGAGACCACACATATTTTGGACATCTTGTGCAGCTCACACAATCAACCTTATGCTGCAAGGAATTGGCAACATGCCTCAGTTCAAGAAAGTGGTTGACCAAGCAAAGGCATTTACCATATTTGCCTATGGCCACACAAGGACATTGGAGTGCTTGAGATGCTTCACAGAGGGGAAAGAGGTAGTGAGGCCAGGAGTGACTAGGTttgcttcaaactttctcaCTTTGGCTAGCATGCAAGAGAAGAAGGACCAGTTAAGGAAGATGGTGGTTCATAGTAAGTGGGACACATTGAAGGATGTGAAATCAAAGAAAGGAAAAGAGGCAACAACAACTATATTGAGTCCAAACTTTTGGAGGGATGTGAAGCTAACATTGGCTGTTTTTGAGCCATTGGTCAAAGTCCTCCGTTTGGTTGATGGTGATGTGAGACCATCCATGGGTTTCGTTTATGGAGAACTACTAAAGGCAAAGAAACAGATCAAAGATGCATTTGGAACTGTTGAGGCTCGGTTCAAGGATGTAATTGCTGTTGTTGACAAGAAGATGAATGGAAGACTTGATTCTCCATTGCATTTGACAGCCTATTTGTTGAATCCTCACTATAGCTATAGTGACCCATCAATATTTGATCAGCCCAACATATTAGAAGGGTTCATAGCTTGTGTTGAGAAATTTTATTACCATGATGAGAACATGCAGCATCAGGCTGCCAACATTGAACTACAAAAGTTTCAGAATAGAGAATGA